One window from the genome of Roseisolibacter agri encodes:
- a CDS encoding phospholipase D-like domain-containing protein encodes MTWLLYVAGGLATLVLLLLAVIGALYITRGTPVRRVRASSGGELPGAAEEEFRSTVELLTKTELRPGHAVSVYSCGDDLYPKLWEDLRGAKRSITLQLYYCQGGRMADEFAEIIVERARAGVKVLFLRDAFGSAPVPEDYWKRLQQAGVRVAVFRPTRPWELHKVQHRSHIRVVTVDGRIGYTGGFGIDDKWYGDGRHRDQWRDTTARFVGPAVLQLQATFAAGWAEATGELLAGDVFFPLQENGEPEPARRAGEDAWAGLLHCSPTLGSTPAERFMALSIAGARERLWISNSYFVPDEHFCGMLAETARRGVDVRILAPDRQSDVKTTYWAGRTKYEALLRAGVRLFEYSAAMMHAKTLVADRAWAAVGTNNFDNRSMAFNDETVLMVHDRAVACGMERLFESDLQYAREVTLDVFRRRPMNERVLEWGASRISRWL; translated from the coding sequence ATGACCTGGCTCCTCTACGTCGCGGGCGGTCTCGCGACGCTCGTCCTGCTGCTGCTCGCGGTCATCGGCGCGCTCTACATCACGCGCGGCACGCCCGTGCGGCGCGTGCGCGCCTCCTCCGGCGGCGAGCTGCCCGGCGCCGCGGAGGAGGAGTTCCGGTCGACGGTGGAGCTGCTCACGAAGACGGAGCTGCGCCCCGGCCACGCCGTGAGCGTCTACTCGTGCGGCGACGATCTGTATCCGAAGCTGTGGGAGGACCTGCGCGGCGCGAAGCGCTCGATCACGCTGCAGCTGTACTACTGCCAGGGCGGCCGCATGGCCGACGAGTTCGCGGAGATCATCGTCGAGCGCGCGCGGGCGGGCGTGAAGGTGCTCTTCCTGCGCGACGCGTTCGGCTCCGCGCCGGTGCCGGAGGACTACTGGAAGCGGCTGCAGCAGGCCGGCGTGCGCGTCGCGGTCTTCCGCCCCACGCGGCCGTGGGAGCTGCACAAGGTGCAGCACCGCTCGCACATCCGCGTCGTCACGGTGGACGGCCGCATCGGCTACACGGGCGGCTTCGGGATCGACGACAAGTGGTACGGCGACGGCCGCCATCGCGACCAGTGGCGCGACACGACCGCGCGCTTCGTGGGACCGGCCGTGCTGCAGCTGCAGGCGACGTTCGCGGCGGGGTGGGCCGAGGCGACGGGCGAGCTGCTGGCGGGCGACGTGTTCTTCCCGCTGCAGGAGAACGGCGAGCCGGAGCCCGCGCGCCGCGCCGGTGAGGACGCGTGGGCCGGCCTGCTCCACTGCTCGCCCACCCTCGGCTCCACGCCGGCGGAGCGGTTCATGGCGCTCTCGATCGCGGGCGCGCGCGAGCGGCTGTGGATCAGCAACTCGTACTTCGTCCCCGACGAGCACTTCTGCGGCATGCTGGCCGAGACGGCGAGGCGCGGCGTGGACGTGCGCATCCTCGCGCCCGACCGGCAGAGCGACGTCAAGACGACCTACTGGGCCGGGCGCACGAAGTACGAGGCGCTGCTGCGCGCCGGCGTGCGCCTGTTCGAGTACTCGGCGGCGATGATGCACGCCAAGACGCTCGTCGCGGACCGCGCGTGGGCCGCGGTCGGCACGAACAACTTCGACAACCGCTCGATGGCCTTCAACGACGAGACCGTGCTGATGGTGCACGACCGCGCCGTGGCGTGCGGCATGGAGCGGCTGTTCGAGTCGGACCTGCAGTACGCGCGCGAGGTGACGCTGGACGTCTTCCGGCGCCGCCCGATGAACGAGCGCGTGCTGGAGTGGGGCGCCTCGCGGATCTCGCGCTGGCTCTGA
- a CDS encoding GNAT family N-acetyltransferase, with translation MTEPAPDTLEVVRTYLELATPEQLRPADFPAGPPELRLVRRPGCTVAEYRWLYDAVGRAYRWRDRLAWSDAELAAWLARDDVAVWVLERRDATDATWRPAGYYELARDADGGVEIVYFGLLADAHGRGWGRALLSHAACEGWAMGANRVWLHTCTLDGPAALPNYLARGFRPVREERYHVPAKVPSEAGDGA, from the coding sequence ATGACCGAGCCCGCCCCCGACACGCTCGAGGTGGTGCGCACCTACCTCGAGCTCGCCACGCCCGAGCAGCTGCGCCCCGCCGACTTCCCCGCCGGCCCCCCGGAGCTACGCCTCGTGCGGCGCCCCGGATGTACGGTGGCGGAGTACCGCTGGCTGTACGACGCCGTGGGGCGGGCGTACCGCTGGCGCGACCGCCTGGCCTGGAGCGACGCCGAGCTGGCCGCGTGGCTCGCGCGCGACGACGTCGCGGTGTGGGTGCTGGAGCGGCGCGACGCGACGGACGCCACGTGGCGCCCGGCCGGCTACTACGAGCTCGCCCGGGACGCCGACGGCGGCGTCGAGATCGTGTACTTCGGCCTCCTCGCCGACGCGCACGGGCGCGGGTGGGGGCGCGCGCTGCTGTCGCACGCGGCCTGCGAGGGCTGGGCGATGGGCGCGAACCGCGTCTGGCTGCACACCTGCACGCTCGACGGGCCGGCGGCGCTGCCGAACTACCTCGCGCGTGGCTTCCGGCCAGTGCGCGAGGAGCGCTACCACGTGCCCGCCAAGGTGCCGAGCGAGGCTGGCGACGGCGCCTGA
- a CDS encoding TetR/AcrR family transcriptional regulator gives MSDRRTQIVDAAANLIGQRGYAPTSIEDVIREAGLSGKSHFYHYFKSKEELGYAVLSRQFERFAERGLAILREPMIDPLERLALFIDTLVALQIARGFAGGSPFGSLAAELADAHEGFRERIEVVFARWSAQLQSLLWEARPRLHDDVDTGRLARFVIATLEGALLMSRVDRDPAALQGIAHDLRRFVAMHVREPSAALTAPPAPVGARAEQGERAGGERVTGG, from the coding sequence GTGAGCGACCGCCGCACCCAAATCGTCGATGCCGCCGCGAATCTGATCGGCCAGCGCGGCTACGCGCCGACCTCGATCGAGGACGTCATCCGCGAGGCGGGGCTGAGCGGGAAGAGCCACTTCTACCACTACTTCAAGTCGAAGGAGGAGCTGGGCTACGCGGTGCTCTCGCGCCAGTTCGAGCGCTTCGCGGAGCGTGGCCTGGCGATCCTGCGCGAGCCGATGATCGACCCGCTGGAGCGCCTGGCCCTCTTCATCGACACGCTGGTGGCGCTGCAGATCGCGCGCGGCTTCGCGGGCGGCTCGCCCTTCGGGTCGCTGGCGGCGGAGCTGGCGGACGCGCACGAGGGCTTCCGCGAGCGCATCGAGGTGGTGTTCGCGCGCTGGTCGGCGCAGCTGCAGTCGCTGCTCTGGGAGGCGCGGCCGCGTCTGCACGACGACGTGGACACCGGCCGGCTGGCCCGCTTCGTCATCGCGACGCTGGAAGGCGCGCTGCTGATGTCGCGCGTCGACCGCGACCCGGCGGCGCTGCAGGGCATCGCGCACGACCTGCGGCGCTTCGTGGCGATGCACGTGCGCGAGCCGTCGGCGGCGCTCACCGCGCCGCCGGCGCCAGTCGGCGCGCGTGCGGAGCAGGGCGAACGAGCGGGTGGCGAGCGGGTGACGGGCGGCTGA
- a CDS encoding sigma-70 family RNA polymerase sigma factor: protein MGTSQDARRAARTQFEREALQHLDALYGFALKLSRARDDAEDLVSDTLLRAFERWEQYRLGTNIRAWLFTILYHVFVSRKRRIDAREVQPHDDGDGWSAHEAIGDADPERTFYDSFLDEEITRAIAALPVEYRAAVVLSDVQGLRYAEIAQVLHVPEGTVKSRLFRGRRILQRKLAGYAVEMGYLKLAPTAA from the coding sequence ATGGGGACGAGCCAGGACGCGCGCCGCGCGGCGCGCACGCAGTTCGAGCGCGAGGCGCTCCAGCACCTCGATGCGCTGTACGGCTTCGCGCTCAAGCTCTCGCGCGCGCGCGACGACGCCGAGGATCTCGTGTCGGACACGCTGCTGCGCGCGTTCGAGCGGTGGGAGCAGTACCGCCTCGGCACCAACATCCGCGCCTGGCTGTTCACGATCCTCTACCACGTGTTCGTGAGCCGCAAGCGGCGCATCGACGCGCGCGAGGTGCAGCCGCACGACGACGGCGACGGCTGGAGCGCGCACGAGGCGATCGGCGACGCGGACCCCGAGCGCACCTTCTACGACTCGTTCCTCGACGAGGAGATCACGCGCGCCATCGCCGCGCTCCCCGTCGAGTACCGCGCGGCCGTCGTGCTGAGCGACGTGCAGGGGCTGCGCTACGCCGAGATCGCGCAGGTGCTGCACGTGCCCGAGGGGACGGTGAAGTCGCGCCTCTTCCGGGGGCGCCGCATCCTGCAGCGCAAGCTCGCCGGCTACGCGGTGGAGATGGGCTACCTCAAGCTCGCGCCGACCGCGGCGTGA
- a CDS encoding CGNR zinc finger domain-containing protein: MATAPTLLAADVAPRALSPRAHVADVVLPPHAALRADASPAADGAARTAAPTWLAFVNTDDARRGDGGRRADVLLDFDVFVDWLQASDVLDAERAAGIRRRAYQQPAGAAASLVDARRVRAALRALAERGSASAKARGDALTEINRVLGRSAGTRRLEERADGGYARTFVTVGDAFAALMVPIVDSAAESLIAGELARVRRCADPRCARVFLDTTKNGRRRWCDMATCGNRAKAARHRARQHALPR; encoded by the coding sequence ATGGCCACCGCGCCCACCCTCCTCGCCGCGGACGTCGCGCCGCGCGCGCTGTCGCCGCGCGCGCACGTCGCCGACGTCGTGCTCCCGCCGCACGCCGCGCTGCGCGCGGACGCGAGCCCCGCGGCCGACGGCGCCGCGCGCACCGCCGCGCCGACGTGGCTCGCGTTCGTCAACACCGACGACGCGCGGCGCGGCGACGGTGGCCGGCGCGCCGACGTGCTGCTCGACTTCGACGTGTTCGTCGACTGGCTGCAGGCGAGCGACGTGCTCGACGCGGAGCGCGCGGCGGGCATCCGCCGGCGCGCGTACCAGCAGCCCGCGGGCGCGGCGGCGTCGCTGGTGGATGCGCGGCGCGTGCGCGCGGCGCTGCGCGCGCTGGCCGAGCGCGGCTCGGCGTCCGCGAAGGCACGCGGCGACGCGCTGACCGAGATCAACCGCGTCCTCGGTCGCAGCGCGGGCACGCGGCGGCTCGAGGAGCGCGCGGACGGCGGCTACGCGCGCACGTTCGTGACGGTGGGCGACGCGTTCGCCGCGCTCATGGTGCCCATCGTGGACTCCGCCGCGGAGTCGCTGATCGCGGGCGAGCTGGCGCGCGTGCGCCGCTGCGCGGATCCACGCTGCGCGCGCGTGTTCCTCGACACGACGAAGAACGGGCGCCGCCGCTGGTGCGACATGGCGACGTGCGGCAACCGCGCGAAGGCCGCGCGGCACCGCGCGCGGCAGCACGCGCTGCCGCGCTGA
- a CDS encoding inosine/xanthosine triphosphatase, translating to MLDLSRVRHVAVGSANPVKVAAARAVLARIAPDAVVSGVEVPSGVPDQPWGDDETRRGARTRAAGARERAGAELGVGFEGGVVAEADGSVRSCAWAAVVGPDGAEGIGGSLAMPLPAAVARRLRAGEELGHAIDGLTGESGTKHRGGAVAVLTAGLVDRQRAYEVILSYALARFLAPADWHA from the coding sequence GTGCTCGATCTGTCCCGCGTGCGCCACGTGGCCGTCGGCTCCGCCAATCCCGTGAAGGTGGCCGCCGCGCGCGCGGTGCTGGCGCGCATCGCGCCGGACGCCGTCGTCAGCGGCGTCGAGGTGCCGTCGGGCGTCCCGGACCAGCCGTGGGGCGACGACGAGACGCGGCGCGGCGCGCGGACCCGGGCGGCCGGGGCGCGCGAGCGCGCCGGCGCGGAGCTGGGCGTCGGCTTCGAGGGCGGCGTGGTCGCCGAGGCGGACGGGAGCGTGCGGTCGTGCGCCTGGGCGGCCGTCGTCGGGCCCGACGGGGCCGAGGGGATCGGCGGGTCGCTCGCGATGCCGCTGCCGGCCGCGGTCGCGCGGCGGCTGCGCGCGGGCGAGGAGCTGGGCCACGCGATCGACGGGCTGACGGGCGAGTCGGGGACCAAGCACCGGGGCGGGGCGGTGGCCGTCCTCACGGCCGGGCTCGTGGACCGCCAGCGGGCCTACGAGGTGATCCTGAGCTACGCCCTCGCGCGCTTCCTCGCGCCGGCCGACTGGCACGCCTGA
- a CDS encoding 4-hydroxy-3-methylbut-2-enyl diphosphate reductase, producing the protein MATLDSSLYVRKGFGLKSEVQATLAADYDGRLVDLMRERDYTLEAGGLTVRLAREFGFCYGVERAVDYAYQTRHKFPDRTVWLAGEIIHNPHVNARLREMGIGFLSATPLDAPGARDALPAFDYAPVRPEDVVILPAFGVTIRDFEVLRALGSVVVDTTCGSVLNVWKRVEAYARDGFTALIHGKHYHEETRATASQVQKHPEGRYLVVRDMAEAREVCEYIEGRGDRTAFLAKYAHAASPDFDPDLHLVRVGVANQTTMLARESLAIADEVGAAMERAHGTEHRAEHFRSFDTICSATQDRQDAVKALLEEPLDVMLVIGGYNSSNTISLAALCSERVRTYHIESPEAIDMERGVVRYRPVGRHTEEAEARDWLPAGPARVGITAGASTPNSKIGEMVSRLLAMRGVEAATLA; encoded by the coding sequence ATGGCGACCCTCGATTCCTCCCTGTACGTCCGCAAGGGCTTCGGCCTCAAGTCCGAGGTCCAGGCCACCCTCGCCGCCGACTACGACGGCCGGCTGGTGGACCTCATGCGCGAGCGGGACTACACGCTCGAGGCGGGTGGGCTCACGGTGCGCCTGGCCCGCGAGTTCGGCTTCTGCTACGGCGTTGAGCGCGCGGTCGACTACGCCTACCAGACGCGGCACAAGTTCCCCGACCGCACGGTCTGGCTCGCGGGCGAGATCATCCACAACCCGCACGTCAACGCACGGCTGCGCGAGATGGGGATCGGCTTCCTGTCGGCCACGCCGCTCGACGCGCCCGGCGCGCGCGACGCGCTGCCCGCGTTCGACTACGCGCCCGTGCGCCCCGAGGACGTCGTCATCCTCCCCGCGTTCGGCGTCACGATCCGCGACTTCGAGGTGCTGCGCGCGCTCGGCAGCGTCGTCGTCGACACGACGTGCGGCTCGGTGCTGAACGTCTGGAAGCGCGTCGAGGCGTACGCGCGCGACGGCTTCACCGCGCTCATCCACGGCAAGCACTACCACGAGGAGACGCGCGCCACCGCGTCGCAGGTGCAGAAGCACCCCGAGGGGCGCTACCTGGTGGTGCGCGACATGGCCGAGGCGCGCGAGGTGTGCGAGTACATCGAGGGGCGCGGCGACCGCACGGCGTTCCTCGCGAAGTACGCGCACGCGGCGTCGCCCGACTTCGATCCGGACCTGCACCTGGTGCGCGTGGGCGTCGCCAACCAGACGACGATGCTGGCGCGCGAGTCGCTCGCGATCGCCGACGAGGTGGGCGCGGCGATGGAGCGCGCGCACGGCACCGAGCATCGCGCCGAGCACTTCCGCTCGTTCGACACGATCTGCTCGGCCACGCAGGACCGGCAGGACGCCGTGAAGGCGCTGCTGGAGGAGCCGCTCGACGTCATGCTCGTGATCGGCGGCTACAACTCGAGCAACACGATCTCGCTGGCGGCGCTGTGCTCGGAGCGCGTGCGGACGTACCACATCGAGTCGCCCGAGGCGATCGACATGGAGCGCGGCGTGGTGCGCTACCGCCCGGTCGGCCGCCACACCGAGGAGGCCGAGGCGCGGGACTGGCTGCCGGCGGGCCCGGCGCGCGTGGGGATCACGGCGGGCGCCAGCACGCCCAACAGCAAGATCGGCGAGATGGTGTCGCGGCTGCTGGCGATGCGCGGCGTCGAGGCCGCCACGCTGGCCTAG
- a CDS encoding DUF4864 domain-containing protein, protein MRNQPSVRAARFSPFHAARAHVALTLAASLLLAPAPSVHAQGAASTAATVAQAPQRGVRTVRADAPAPDPRLAPDSVVTIVLEAFARVEPNLPTSGIDIAYAFTAPANRAVIGSVERFSDVVRDGSYRPLLGHRRAVRSEMSIEGDHATQRVVVTTVDGAQVAYTFRLARQAEGEYRGCWMTERVTREPPSSLAPPQVALAASPERAPGA, encoded by the coding sequence ATGCGCAACCAGCCGTCCGTTCGCGCCGCACGCTTCTCGCCCTTCCACGCCGCTCGCGCGCACGTCGCGCTGACGCTCGCGGCGTCGCTCCTCCTGGCTCCCGCGCCCTCCGTGCACGCGCAGGGCGCCGCCTCGACCGCCGCCACGGTCGCGCAGGCGCCGCAGCGCGGCGTGCGCACCGTGCGTGCGGATGCGCCGGCGCCGGATCCGCGCCTCGCGCCCGACTCCGTCGTCACCATCGTGCTCGAGGCGTTCGCGCGCGTCGAGCCGAACCTGCCCACGTCGGGCATCGACATCGCGTACGCGTTCACCGCGCCCGCCAACCGCGCCGTGATCGGCTCGGTGGAGCGCTTCTCCGACGTCGTGCGCGACGGCTCGTACCGGCCGCTGCTGGGCCACCGCCGCGCGGTGCGCAGCGAGATGAGCATCGAGGGCGACCACGCCACGCAGCGCGTCGTCGTCACCACGGTGGACGGCGCGCAGGTCGCGTACACCTTCCGGCTCGCGCGCCAGGCCGAGGGCGAGTACCGGGGGTGCTGGATGACCGAGCGCGTGACGCGCGAGCCGCCCAGCAGCCTGGCGCCGCCGCAGGTCGCGCTGGCCGCGTCGCCGGAGCGCGCGCCGGGCGCGTGA
- a CDS encoding serpin family protein produces the protein MPARRPVLRAALAAGLALAAAACGSTPVDADGDPTPIDSTPRLPPGSPAPAQLTAAESRTIQATNDFSLALFREVSRLRAGRTLFISPYSAAVALGMTLNGAAGTTAEAMQRALGVPGRTLEEVNESHRLLAHRLAAADTSVRFVNANAIFYNKDLTFQPAFFDTTRKYFDAQVEGLDFANAPATLARVNGWARDRTAGRIERILDEVRAGDQAMFLVNALYFKGDWSSPFETAATRKAPFTRADGSTQQVDLMSHRSMYPYWRASDLEAVELPYGAGKFAMTVVLPASGRSLDQLVASLTAPRWQQLTDSLRPRDLQLSLPRFTLTYEDEWKDVLTAMGMGVAFQGGVADFTRMSPAGKRLFIEFVKQKTFVGVNEKGTEAGAVTAVGVGIVSMPQELKVDRAFVFAIRERTTGALLFVGKIAAIP, from the coding sequence ATGCCCGCCCGCCGTCCCGTCCTCCGCGCCGCGCTCGCGGCCGGCCTCGCGCTCGCCGCCGCCGCCTGCGGCAGCACGCCCGTCGACGCCGACGGCGACCCGACGCCCATCGACAGCACGCCGCGCCTGCCGCCCGGCAGCCCCGCGCCGGCGCAGCTGACGGCGGCCGAGTCGCGCACGATCCAGGCGACCAACGACTTCAGCCTGGCGCTCTTCCGCGAGGTGAGCCGGCTGCGCGCCGGCCGCACGCTCTTCATCTCGCCGTACAGCGCGGCGGTCGCGCTGGGGATGACGCTCAACGGCGCCGCCGGCACCACGGCCGAGGCGATGCAGCGCGCCCTCGGCGTTCCCGGGCGAACGCTGGAGGAGGTGAACGAGAGCCACCGCCTGCTCGCGCACCGGCTGGCCGCGGCCGACACGAGCGTCCGCTTCGTCAACGCGAACGCGATCTTCTACAACAAGGATCTGACGTTCCAGCCCGCGTTCTTCGACACCACGCGCAAGTACTTCGACGCGCAGGTCGAGGGGCTCGACTTCGCGAACGCGCCGGCGACGCTCGCGCGCGTGAACGGGTGGGCGCGCGACCGCACCGCCGGGCGCATCGAGCGCATCCTCGACGAGGTGCGGGCCGGCGACCAGGCGATGTTCCTGGTCAACGCGCTCTACTTCAAGGGCGACTGGTCGAGCCCCTTCGAGACCGCCGCGACGCGGAAGGCGCCGTTCACGCGCGCCGACGGGAGCACGCAGCAGGTCGACCTGATGTCGCATCGGTCGATGTATCCGTACTGGCGCGCGAGCGACCTCGAGGCGGTGGAGCTGCCGTACGGCGCGGGGAAGTTCGCGATGACGGTCGTGCTCCCCGCGAGCGGCCGCTCGCTCGACCAGCTCGTCGCGTCGCTCACCGCGCCGCGCTGGCAGCAGCTCACCGACTCGCTGCGCCCGCGCGACCTGCAGCTGTCGCTGCCGCGCTTCACGCTGACGTACGAGGACGAGTGGAAGGACGTCCTGACCGCGATGGGGATGGGCGTCGCCTTCCAGGGCGGCGTGGCGGACTTCACGCGCATGTCGCCCGCCGGCAAGCGCCTCTTCATCGAGTTCGTGAAGCAGAAGACGTTCGTCGGCGTGAACGAGAAGGGCACCGAGGCCGGCGCGGTGACGGCGGTCGGCGTCGGCATCGTCTCGATGCCGCAGGAGCTGAAGGTGGACCGCGCGTTCGTGTTCGCGATCCGCGAGCGCACGACCGGCGCGCTGCTGTTCGTCGGCAAGATCGCCGCGATCCCGTGA
- a CDS encoding S9 family peptidase: MSQPLLRARRVACALATLSALPAARPAALLAQGATAQGAARRPMTFADFAAVQAVSDPQLSPDGRHVLYAVRTTDVAGNRRTTTTYLAETAGDHPAAIHDGAASEARWSPDGRWIAYVAGGQLWIRDVEGRTRRQVTRLNGGATGPVWSPTGGAIVFTSTVWPECTTGGNDDACNRQRDSVKAASKVQAYTADRLLYRHWTSVDAGTRNHLFAVAIDGQGNAGAPRDLVPGAGYDVPPGPFGGSEGYAVSPDGQEVAFSAKAPTRDEAWSTDVNLYVVPMAGGAPTVLTAANAGADQNPVYTPDGKHIAYASQRRAKFESDRWRLMLLDRATRQSRELLTGWDRNADAYVFAPDMSAAWVTTGDRGRDKLFRVALRDGRAAGAPQLVIGDHNNVAFSFSRDRGTVAWLRDAANRPAEVYVASTAGAKVEPRQLTQYNVGLVSQLALAPAEDFWFRGADGDSVHGFVVRPPNWQAGRKYPGILLIHGGPQGAWLDQWHGRWNYNMLAAPGFALIVVNPRGSTGYGQRFVDQVTGDWGGRAYTDLMRGMDAALAKHPWIDRTRMGATGGSYGGYMTNWIATHAPEKFRALATHAGIWNLENMYGATEEIWFTEWEMGGPYWDPKAMQSQYRRWSPHLGAARLKTPQLVLHGEIDYRVPYYEGVSLFTALQRQNVPSRLVVFPDEGHWIGKPQNQQLWWKEMQGWFTKYLQPADAPRTAM, translated from the coding sequence ATGTCCCAGCCACTCCTCCGCGCGCGCCGGGTCGCGTGCGCGCTCGCGACGCTGTCGGCGCTGCCCGCCGCGCGTCCGGCGGCGCTGCTCGCGCAGGGCGCCACCGCGCAGGGCGCCGCGCGCCGCCCGATGACCTTCGCCGACTTCGCCGCCGTGCAGGCGGTGAGCGACCCGCAGCTCTCGCCCGACGGGCGGCACGTGCTGTACGCGGTGCGCACGACCGACGTCGCCGGCAACCGCCGCACGACGACCACGTACCTGGCGGAAACCGCCGGCGATCATCCCGCCGCCATCCACGACGGCGCGGCGTCGGAGGCGCGGTGGTCGCCGGACGGGCGCTGGATCGCCTACGTCGCGGGCGGCCAGCTCTGGATCCGCGACGTCGAGGGGCGCACGCGGCGCCAGGTCACGCGGCTCAACGGCGGCGCGACCGGCCCGGTGTGGTCGCCCACGGGCGGCGCGATCGTCTTCACGTCCACCGTGTGGCCCGAGTGCACGACGGGCGGCAACGACGACGCGTGCAACCGGCAGCGCGACTCGGTGAAGGCGGCGAGCAAGGTGCAGGCGTACACCGCCGACCGCCTGCTCTACCGCCACTGGACGAGCGTCGACGCCGGCACGCGGAACCACCTGTTCGCGGTGGCGATCGACGGGCAGGGGAACGCGGGCGCGCCGCGCGACCTCGTGCCGGGCGCCGGCTACGACGTGCCGCCCGGGCCGTTCGGCGGCTCGGAGGGCTACGCCGTCTCGCCCGACGGGCAGGAGGTCGCGTTCTCGGCCAAGGCGCCGACGAGGGACGAGGCGTGGTCGACGGACGTGAACCTGTACGTCGTGCCGATGGCGGGCGGCGCGCCGACCGTGCTCACCGCCGCGAACGCGGGCGCCGACCAGAACCCGGTCTACACGCCCGACGGGAAGCACATCGCCTACGCGTCGCAGCGCCGCGCGAAGTTCGAGAGCGACCGGTGGCGCCTGATGCTGCTGGACCGCGCGACGCGCCAGAGCCGCGAGCTGCTCACCGGGTGGGACCGCAACGCCGACGCGTACGTCTTCGCGCCCGACATGAGCGCGGCGTGGGTGACGACGGGCGACCGCGGACGGGACAAGCTGTTCCGCGTCGCGCTGCGCGACGGGCGCGCAGCCGGCGCGCCGCAGCTCGTGATCGGGGACCACAACAACGTCGCGTTCTCCTTCTCGCGCGACCGCGGCACGGTGGCCTGGCTGCGCGACGCGGCCAACCGGCCGGCCGAGGTGTACGTCGCGAGCACCGCGGGCGCGAAGGTCGAGCCGCGGCAGCTCACGCAGTACAACGTCGGCCTCGTGAGCCAGCTCGCGCTCGCGCCGGCGGAGGACTTCTGGTTCCGCGGCGCGGACGGCGACAGCGTGCACGGCTTCGTCGTGCGGCCGCCCAACTGGCAGGCCGGGCGCAAGTACCCCGGGATCCTGCTGATCCACGGCGGGCCGCAGGGCGCGTGGCTCGACCAGTGGCACGGGCGCTGGAACTACAACATGCTCGCGGCGCCGGGCTTCGCGCTCATCGTCGTGAACCCGCGCGGCTCCACCGGCTACGGGCAGCGCTTCGTCGACCAGGTGACCGGTGACTGGGGCGGCCGAGCGTACACGGACCTGATGCGGGGCATGGACGCGGCGCTCGCGAAGCATCCGTGGATCGACCGCACGCGCATGGGCGCGACGGGCGGCAGCTACGGCGGCTACATGACCAACTGGATCGCCACGCACGCGCCCGAGAAGTTCAGGGCGCTGGCGACGCACGCCGGGATCTGGAACCTCGAGAACATGTACGGCGCGACCGAGGAGATCTGGTTCACCGAGTGGGAGATGGGCGGCCCGTACTGGGACCCGAAGGCGATGCAGTCGCAGTACCGCCGCTGGTCGCCGCACCTCGGGGCCGCGCGGCTGAAGACGCCGCAGCTCGTGCTGCACGGCGAGATCGACTACCGCGTGCCGTACTACGAGGGCGTGTCGCTCTTCACCGCGCTGCAGCGGCAGAACGTGCCGAGCCGGCTGGTCGTGTTCCCGGACGAGGGCCACTGGATCGGCAAGCCGCAGAACCAGCAGCTGTGGTGGAAGGAGATGCAGGGCTGGTTCACGAAGTACCTGCAGCCCGCGGACGCGCCGCGGACGGCGATGTGA